A stretch of the Streptomyces venezuelae genome encodes the following:
- a CDS encoding histidine phosphatase family protein: MTGTATRYLYLARHGEAASEDGGLTDRGRRQATLLGQRLREVPLAAVHHGPLQRAEQTARLIGAELGNVPLGVSEVAGDYVPYMPTRDELPEESADFYLRFLSGATEEEREHGPALAREALEAFTGPVDGGQDRHELVVTHNFLIAWLVRDAMHAPQWRWLGLNHCNAALTVIRYAPGRAPSVLVSNDMRHLPPELRWTGFRPETHI; encoded by the coding sequence ATGACCGGCACAGCCACCCGCTACCTCTACCTGGCCCGGCACGGCGAGGCTGCCTCAGAGGACGGCGGGCTGACGGACCGAGGCCGCCGGCAGGCCACGCTGCTCGGGCAGCGCCTCCGGGAGGTGCCTCTGGCGGCTGTTCACCACGGCCCGCTGCAGCGGGCAGAGCAGACCGCACGTCTGATCGGCGCCGAGCTCGGCAACGTCCCCCTCGGTGTCTCGGAAGTCGCCGGTGACTACGTTCCCTACATGCCGACGAGGGACGAGCTTCCGGAGGAGTCCGCCGACTTCTACCTCCGCTTTCTCTCCGGAGCCACTGAGGAGGAGCGCGAGCACGGACCTGCGCTGGCCCGCGAGGCGCTGGAGGCGTTCACCGGCCCCGTGGACGGTGGACAGGACCGGCATGAACTGGTTGTCACCCACAACTTCCTGATCGCCTGGCTCGTACGGGACGCCATGCACGCCCCGCAATGGCGCTGGCTCGGCCTCAACCACTGCAACGCCGCACTCACCGTCATCCGCTACGCGCCCGGGCGGGCACCCTCCGTCCTCGTCTCCAACGACATGCGGCACCTGCCTCCCGAGCTGCGCTGGACCGGGTTTCGCCCGGAAACCCACATCTGA